In a single window of the Bacillus clarus genome:
- the ahpC gene encoding alkyl hydroperoxide reductase subunit C: MLLIGTEVKPFKANAYHNGEFIQVTDESFKGKWSVVCFYPADFTFVCPTELEDLQNQYATLKELGVEVYSVSTDTHFTHKAWHDSSETIGKIEYIMIGDPTRTITSNFNVLIEEEGLAARGTFIIDPDGVIQSMEINAGGIGRDASILVNKVKAAQYVRNNPGEVCPAKWQEGSATLKPSLDLVGKI, encoded by the coding sequence ATGTTATTAATCGGCACAGAAGTAAAACCGTTTAAAGCTAATGCTTACCATAATGGAGAGTTTATCCAAGTTACTGACGAAAGTTTCAAAGGAAAATGGAGCGTAGTTTGCTTCTACCCAGCAGACTTCACATTCGTATGCCCAACTGAACTTGAAGACTTACAAAACCAATATGCAACTTTAAAAGAATTAGGCGTTGAAGTATACTCTGTATCTACTGACACTCACTTCACGCATAAAGCATGGCATGATAGCTCAGAAACTATCGGCAAAATCGAATACATTATGATTGGTGACCCAACTCGCACAATCACTAGCAACTTCAACGTATTAATTGAAGAAGAAGGTCTTGCTGCTCGTGGTACATTCATCATCGATCCAGACGGCGTTATCCAATCTATGGAAATCAATGCTGGCGGTATCGGCCGTGACGCAAGCATCCTTGTTAACAAAGTGAAAGCAGCTCAATACGTACGTAACAACCCAGGTGAAGTTTGCCCAGCTAAATGGCAAGAGGGTTCTGCAACACTTAAACCAAGCCTTGACCTTGTAGGCAAAATCTAA